In the genome of Vespa crabro chromosome 1, iyVesCrab1.2, whole genome shotgun sequence, the window tgaaatgcTTCTAAAATCTATCTAATCGACTTTCTGCATAATATTACTAAACAATACACTGTATTAATTCCTCTATCTACTAGCATAGAACTCTACTTCCCTTTCTCCTTAGTTTATGCCACTCTTTCGAGAAGGAACACCAACCAAAACGGCCTTCTCTGATTgacctttcctttctctatgAATCACTTACCTGCTAACAATATCCAAAATACATATTTCAGTGATGACGCATCAACGCGTCGAGCTttaaacaatatcaattacGTATTATGAATGCGAAAATAGTTATCgcgaattttgaaaatttttaaatttaattttacgcAAACTATGgaactattataattttgttatagtAGTTGTaacataataatgttattgaaCACGAGACAATACTCTGACGTATATATCACATTGCATGAAATAAGTTGTGAATTGAAGGGATCCATTGCAAACAAATTCATTACAGAATAATGTTTACTTCATTGATAGTTATTCATCAGAAACATATTCAACTATACtgcatatatttaaaatatatttttcaatgaagaTCAAAATTTTGATCGTTTCAAAGTAGTTTTAACTGAGTAAACACTTTTATTCAGAATTCTTATAAAGAGGATCCATAATTTCGACAAAAACAGAGATGTCTCAATTACTTTGGATGGATAACAGCTGTGTGCACCTGCACGCAgcggagagaagagagaaagagaaagagaaagagaaagacatggagagagagagagagagaaagagagagagagagaaagaaaaagacagagagagagagagagagagagagagagggagaaagaaagattatcaAGCACTCCACTTACGGACTGCATATGTGTATCAAGAGCTACGCATAGTAAAGCAAATTGACTTGAGTCCGAAGAGTAGTAGACGATGACAAACGCGACGAAGAAgataacaaagaagaagacgacgacgacgacgatgacgacgaagaaggaaacgatgataacgacgacgacgacaacggcgACGAAAACGACGGCCAACGGCAACGGTTCACAGCGCGGGGCCGTCAGTAACTGTACTGAGTGCTGCTGACACTCACTCATGCAGTCACCCGTCTTGGGTGGGGACCGAGACTACTCACGGGGCCCGTGCGACTTGAGAAAGGTGCTGCTGCTGTTTCTGCTGCCGTTCCTAAGTCTTTAGGAGTGGGGAGAAGAGGAGACCGAAGGAACGTCGAGCAGTCATTCGGAGTGGGGcaaggagagagaagaataacgGCCGAAGTGCTCGTCGAGTCGTGTTGAGAACGGCTCTTGGAAACGATCGTAGCAGGTACATAGCCGGAACGAGAAGGACGTGGCGTCCTCTATCGAACCACTTCGAATTGACCATCCGGTTTCTCATTTAAATACCTGCTGCTTACCGTTCACCATATGAGAATCCCTCCTTACTCTCTTACCTGTTTGCCAACCTATCTACTTGCCTCCTACCtgccaaccaaccaaccaaccaaccaacctacctacctacctacctacctacctacctgcttgcttgcttgcttgcttgcttgcacGATGAACCTCTGCTCTTTATGGGTGCGTCCGTGAACACAAACTCCATGGAATCTCGTACACCTGCCGAAATTTCACCAAGGCCTGTGGAATGCGCTTCTGGCTATAATGGATCGAACATCGTACAAATGGAAAGTGCGAGGAACTCGTCTCTTCACCAACTAcaccatatatacatacatacatacatacatacttgtTCGATATCGATCAAATACATCGATTAACTATCAATTAGATTTTTTTACCATTTAATGATTATGTTACTTTGTTTCATCTATTCACTGACGATGTTCACATCTACCTGCAGTTGTagtagaaattttataattgttattggatTCCATTTGTTGTGTTATTGaaagtatattttatgaagttctatcatttttcaatCCTAGTTATAtgattgttaaatataaatcgtacgataatcttcgaaaaactttgtttataaaatatattaacgttgtaaaataaattagtagataaatatttaccaGAATAATACGACTGATTTCATTTGatgacaaatatttaaatgaaaagttaataaaataatgaaacattCAGAGAACGACTTGCGTCGAATGTATCGTAAAAACACTTgagatcatttaaaaataaagaaataaaataacgcgTAAGCGATATCTAACATGATTAACTTTGAACGTCATATTTTTTTGCATCGttgaatatattaacgatatcattcCTTCAGGGTATAATTTCGTTTTAGCGTCGTTTTAAGTCATTACTCGTAAgctagatttaaaaaaaaaaaaaaaagaaaaaaaggaaaaggaaaaaaatacgaatCAACATTGTTCTTCCCACTTTCTCCTGAAAGGCTTATAatcttcattaaaaaaaaaaaaaaaattgccaagtataatattatccaTCAAACTATCGAgatacgataagaaatatcTATTCATTCGTCCATCTGTTTCATCTAATTCATCTAACATCAaccattcatttattcataacAATTGTATTCGATGCAAGTTGCTCATATACATAAACCACCTAATCCCGAGGTCGATATCGTAtgtgttttattatatagccTTATTTTCTGCGTGCCTCACCCGGTAAACCGGTCGAGAGTAGTGTGTTCACTTTTTCTTGGACAACGTGAAACTTGTATACTACAGACCACTTGGCTATGGTAGTAATGCGATTATACGAATCACTATAATGAACATGACGAATATTGCCAATAAAGCATAGCTTGTAGAAACgcataattttctaaaataaaaaagaacattctAGCATCGTTTTCTAGATTTTAACGATCCGACAGTACGTTTCAACTATTTTCTAAGACAAAATGAAGAAGATACGtcgtattaataaaagaagaattatgaCAGATGAACAATTAACACTTTTACGGTACCTATTCGATTGACCTTGTGACGTGCATGGGTCATGTAAAAGATCGAAACAGGTTCCGTTATATCTTTTAACCGTTTACATTCCTGTGGGTTTCTGGTCATagctgtttattttttattttaagattcCTTCGAATCTATCCAACTCAATATGATCGAACTTTGTCGACCTTTTCGATCGTACGAAATTTCAAGAAATTATTATGAccttatttaaaagaaatttccttTAATTGATTTCATTAACGATCGACATATTTATatgtcaaatattattatcaatgaacgTTTAAATCTCTGatgattatatttcttatcgctcagaatacatacacgtatgtatacatatacatatacatatatatatatatatatatatatatatatatatatatatatagaatatataattaactaacaaagaaaattttttaaatactcgACGATAAGACATCTAAACGTCAAAGAActgtaaatttttcttatgagGCAAAATGCGACAGATatcaacatatacatattgtgAAAAACGAACGACGAGATTAATCGATGTTCATAAACAGGGAGATCTTACGGAGCTCTTCCTGCaattaacgattttatttcacgttataatattttatgtagaAGCTAATGGTCTATCGGGATCTCCTGTTTTATTGCTGTAACGATAGTCTCGACGATTATGATGGACagaaatattcttctttgTGATCGTTTTATGAATTTAACTCCACTTCTCTAGACAAGAACCATACGTTCATTGGTTCTGATTTTCCTTTCATAGTCACCGGACCCCTGTATTCCAACAAAAATTGTGGATCTTGATTCTCTGGCATACACAAGTAcctgaaaggaagaaagaaaaataatttatatcagtaaaagttatcaaattaaattccACAAACTTTAATCAGTTTACAATTTatgatcttattttttttataaaaaagatcaatCATTTCATGATTCACAGAATAGACAACATTAGCAAAAAATATTCTCATGCGTAGGACAGTATTTACCGAGGAAGCCCTTAGAATACTTTACGTAAGGTCTAAACGAATTAGCTCCCTCTTGTAAGTTTCGTTCGGTTAATGTAGAGTCGATCATTTGGAGGTCGACAATCGTGAGAATATCGACTCATTGTATCGGacatttaaaatttgtttgatatctttctttgttcttactttattattattattattattattattattattattattattattatttatcgtgaACACGATTATTGAGAATATCTTTATCATCTTCGAAGGATGGAAGTGCTTATCGACTGTTACTTCGACAAATTGTTTTCCGAATTGGAACGCAGTTGTTTAGCGTCGCGATACAAGCGGCGAGAACTCGTCGGATATTTTTCAGACGTCATAAACAGTTGTGCGGAAGGTAATATAACCTCttcgatatatttcaaaattcttcAACGTGAGTACGCTTGAAAAGTAATTGAGAGAATTGGAAACGACGACGGAGATACCGGTGGTTTATTGGAGAGACATTTGCTACGTTTGCTTTTACCGAGTCAATGAGTAATAGAGCGAAGAGCTAAGATCGTTCAGGGAAGAAAGTTCGATAATCGATAAGAGACACGcttagatttaatatttcgtAAAGATTTTATCAAATCTGTTTACttttctatgaaatttttaatacgtaCCAAAGTTATCGAAATGCGATCATCGATCATTtgcattttttatcttttgtacCTATACATTATCAGCATTATCAACATTATcaacataattaaaataaaatataaaatttatttactctCTCGATAACTCCTATCTTTTActaattttctatattcaGCGGAAAAACTGGACAAACAAGACGTCTGCGAGAGAATAGTCCTATCGGCATTACGTTATCACAACATTACAATGATGGAAAATGGCCAAGTATGTTTATTAGGAAAATTCCATAACGTTCTCTATGTGGCAGCAAAGCTCTGCTTCGATTGGAAGTTACGAAATAACGAGATAGTTATTCGTTTGTTGAACGACATATTCTATTGTGAGAAGACATTCGAAAGAATTTTCGTGGGAGCTATATTTGGTACTAGGGTGACACACTTTCTATCTGGTTGGAAAAGCGATTTCGAAGATCAGGAggagaatattaaagcattggtATATTTTATGGATCATGCGATTGAAGGTAAATTAGAATATCGTTGCGCGTCTTCAACTATAAAATCTCGTTTCATCGACGTTCCAATGGAATCTTATG includes:
- the LOC124427746 gene encoding uncharacterized protein LOC124427746 — translated: MEVLIDCYFDKLFSELERSCLASRYKRRELVGYFSDVINSCAEAEKLDKQDVCERIVLSALRYHNITMMENGQVCLLGKFHNVLYVAAKLCFDWKLRNNEIVIRLLNDIFYCEKTFERIFVGAIFGTRVTHFLSGWKSDFEDQEENIKALVYFMDHAIEGKLEYRCASSTIKSRFIDVPMESYGQVVPLRVAIQHGAPDILMIMLRYGASIESDNLAPSPIEILLAKLNEYDIQSSDEKIIYPKDLLVCLKLLLRTIPMASVKTPNHIAAHSGVFSVSMYEHYPNLVERNLVPPERSGLCPPELIHLCRCSIREILFRNWALPHGIQRLQIPQTLRNYLDIMSD